TGCGGCGAGCATAGTTAGACGTTGCCGATCGCTCTCGCAGAAAATGTACGAGCACTGATTGAAGACCAAGATTGCTACTAGCAAGCAGATCATCAATATCGACATATCCTGATGTCCATGCATCGACATCAACTCGGTCGTGGAAACCGCTCGCATGATTGCCCAGCAAGCCATGACGGTTTGTAAGACGTAGTGGAATAACTCGGTCTTGATCGATGAATGCCATCATTTGGCGATCGAAGTTGTTGAGCGTGCCTCCCTCTCGCTGTTCGTAAACTAACTCATTTCCCGACATCGAAAACGTCAAGCCCGTAGACATGGCATTGAGACGATCAATTAACTCTGGCAAACGAGCAAATCCAGATTGTTCGCCTCTGCCAACATCGCGCATTTCTACTTTTCGCTGAAGTGCAATTCCATTTATCTGTCCGATGTTCGGTACCGAAGTTCCACTCACAACAGCATCTGCTGCTTGATCCGCTTCTGCTTCTTGCGCTGCTGTTCCATCGGTGGATTGCATACTGGAGGAGCTTTGCTGTACAACATGAGCAAGTTCATGGGCAATTAGGTGTTGCCCCTCGCTACCCTGCGGCTGATATCGACCCCTGCTAAAAGCAATGTGATTGCCAACCGTATATGCCATTGCATTGACTGCTTGTGCTGATGCAACTGCTTGAGAATCGGTATGTACCTGCACCTGACTAAAATCATGTCCGAACCGAGGTTCCATTAGAGCACGAGTGCTTGGATCAAGCGGTTGACCCGGAGCGTTTAATGCATCATGGACGATCGGTGGTACATCCGAAATCTCAGATTGATTAACTGCCTGACGCTGCAACAATTTATCTTTTTCATCACACTGAGTACATTTACGTTGCAATAATCCGGTTTGGGCAGGAGTAGAAGATAGGACAGCTTTAGTTTGGATAGACGATGAGTTTTTCATATGCTCCATGATTGAGTTAAGGAACTATTAATACCAAAATCGCTTCGATCTTGATTCAGGCGTGAAAATGACCTTAAAGGGAACATCGTAAGCCGCTCCACCTGCTTCTAGCCTACTCATAGGTATTGTGATGGCTTGTTCTGCTGATGAACCACAATCTCCCGGACAAAAATCTATCGCATCAAACACTTCGTAACGAGGAGTTAATTCAACTAAAACATAACCAGTTGAGCCGATGATTGGAATCTTTTCCAAAGTGACATTAGCATAAACAATTTTTCTATAATCGTTACCCGCGTCACTGCTACCAATTCCACCTGCAATATGACCAGCTACAGAAAAAGGATTGCTGTAATTAATAGGTCTATTATCCATTTCAGCAACGGACAAGAAATTTGAGAGCGACATCATCGTTGGAGTGTAATCTTGTAATGAACCAGGCGCTCTGCTAAGTCTACTACCGACTAAATCAATCACCTGATCCATATCATCTGTTGTATCGCCCGACTCCTTGAAGGAAGAAACGAGGTAACTTGAATCGTTGTCAAACACGATCGGAGCCAAACTGTCTCCAGGGCTTCTGCTTAGATAGCTTTCATATAAACTTCTTGCTTCTGCACCAAATGTTGCTCCATCTGTTGGTAAATAAACGTTTCTGATCCACCATTCTGCGTCAGCAGCTTCTGTGG
The DNA window shown above is from Trichocoleus sp. and carries:
- a CDS encoding DUF4157 domain-containing protein; amino-acid sequence: MIQRTVTQSQQTSTTSPLAKGGILQRKCASCGQHTIAGGECTDCAKKKRSLQRKLAIGASNDPLEQEADRVADQVMAASAHSAINIAPSRIQRYAGQATESANTAPASVERVLSSSGRPLDPSLQQEMGQRFGYDFSQVRVHTGTEAERSARDINANAYTVGHNIVFGAGQFAPDKRQGQRLIAHELTHVVQQTEGFNSLIQRNCSDPDFCTPYATPTEAADAEWWIRNVYLPTDGATFGAEARSLYESYLSRSPGDSLAPIVFDNDSSYLVSSFKESGDTTDDMDQVIDLVGSRLSRAPGSLQDYTPTMMSLSNFLSVAEMDNRPINYSNPFSVAGHIAGGIGSSDAGNDYRKIVYANVTLEKIPIIGSTGYVLVELTPRYEVFDAIDFCPGDCGSSAEQAITIPMSRLEAGGAAYDVPFKVIFTPESRSKRFWY
- a CDS encoding DUF4157 domain-containing protein — encoded protein: MKNSSSIQTKAVLSSTPAQTGLLQRKCTQCDEKDKLLQRQAVNQSEISDVPPIVHDALNAPGQPLDPSTRALMEPRFGHDFSQVQVHTDSQAVASAQAVNAMAYTVGNHIAFSRGRYQPQGSEGQHLIAHELAHVVQQSSSSMQSTDGTAAQEAEADQAADAVVSGTSVPNIGQINGIALQRKVEMRDVGRGEQSGFARLPELIDRLNAMSTGLTFSMSGNELVYEQREGGTLNNFDRQMMAFIDQDRVIPLRLTNRHGLLGNHASGFHDRVDVDAWTSGYVDIDDLLASSNLGLQSVLVHFLRERSATSNYARRIGTTTFTNAEFNRVHSLGIEAEAELLRDFFNDPTIRIVNDSPSPTIRRVFRNSRGDLIRRRVRIGRGDERGVDAMSIDVRTRDGRTLTAEECRGLLAAAPIAP